The DNA segment CCGCGTGGGCCTCGGTCCCACAGGTCACCCGCAATAATCAGTTCATCAACTGCAAGGTTGCGAATAAGACGCCCGAGAAGGTGGATCAAATGTAACGCTCGATCGCGTCGGACAAGTTCATTAAGCATCGCCCCTACAAACTCGGGGCCCCGTTCGGTGGAAGGGGCATGCATGATTTCCAGTAACAGTTCACGATACTCGGCCGGGAACACGTCGGTTGCCAGTCGCAGGCTGAAATTGGAAACCAGGTATCGCAGCAGTTCAAGTTGTGGCCCTAGCATCCGCAGTGCGTATGCTCGAATTTCGTCAGGATGAGTCAACGTTTCGCCGACTCGTTTGGTCACCTCCGCGGGATAGAAGGTGAGCGTCAGAAACTCTTCCATATCCTCATCGTTCATGCTTCCTGCAAACAGTTCTTCGATCAGCGGTCGCAGGGTTCCCGAAGCATTGTTGATAATGTGCTGAAGTTTTTTGTCTTCACCATGAATGTCGCTGATCACATGCACTACTCCTTTGGGCAGTGTCTGCACGGCGGTAAGTCGTGCGGATTCAGCGATCGCCGCGTCGACATTTGGGTACTGCACCGCGAGCAACTCCAGGATGGCGAGGTCGGCTTCAGGACGTTTGAAGGAGTGAGAAGGGTTTTGCACAGAAGAGCTCGGTCCAGAATAGAACGTTTAGTACTAGAAATCACGTTTTCGCGGTCTCATTCTATGCCACTTCGCAGGATCGTGCTCCCGCAGGTTCGAGCACTAAAAACTGAACGGTCTTTGCGGCGGCAATCACCTCGCCCATGCGGACTTCTTCACGTATGCCGCGTATCCTCGTCTGCCCGAGACGAGGATTCTCGCCGTTTACAAGCACGAATCGCAAGCGAGTATTCAGGACCGTCACGAATGCGATTAAATTGACTGGTTTACGGGCCGGAGGGCTCGCGCCCTTCCGCTAAGAATTTGAGTTCGTGATCACATCTCAGCGGAAGCATGCTGGACCGGCAATACGTCACCAATGAATTTCGCGTCCCGAGCGAAAGGCGACAATCGGTAAATCGATAAGCCGAAGAGTCTGGGCGATCTGCGGTTGGTTGATGGCTGTCCGCAGCTTCTTTTTTACCGGGACCGGAGCCAATTAACTTACTTCGCTGGCTCGGTTGATTGCTGCCGTGCTGATCGGCAGGTGCGTTCTTATCGCGGAATGAGCACTTGCACCTCGACGCCACCGCCCGGATGGTTTGCTATGTTGATTTCGCCGCCGTGGGCTTTGACGATCCGCCGGCTGGTGGCCAGGCCCAATCCCACGCCCCGTTGCTTGGTTGTCACGAACGGTTCAAACAGTTGGCTTTTAATCGAGGAATCCAATCCGCTGCCGTGGTCACGAATTCGGATTTCTATCGCGGGCTGGTCATCAAGTTCGATTTCGTGGCAATGCACTTCGATCCGAGTGTCGTTGTCGCTCGCGGCGATCGCATTGCGGAACACATTTCGCAGCACCAATCGCAGCTGCGTCGAATCGACCATCGTTTTGCCGCAGGGGGGCTTCTCAATGAAATCTAACGATGCGCGTTTACCAGCAACGGAACCAGCCACCTCATCAAACACCGACTGGCAGAGCTGTTTTAGATCGGTCAGCGAGTATGTCAGCTTAATTGGCGTGGCGTACGTTTTGACGTCTTCATACGTCTGGTGCAAATCTGCGAGCGCGAGGTGGATGCTGGCGGTCAGCTTCTGTTGCTCCTCATCATCGCTCGCGCCCAGTTCAAGCAGTTCCAAGCACGACTGAGCGCGTTGAATCGCATTGCGGCTTTCATGAGCCAGCCCGCTGATCATTTGCAAAACGGCCGATAAGCGTTCGGCTTCGATCCGCTGGGTATCTTCGGCATTGGCATTTTTCGCAGTTGCATTTCTGGATGAAGATGACATGAGGCAAAACCAGGACGGCTAGCCGTCTGCAAACGAATGTTTTTCTAAAACGGCCTGACAAGGAGACGGCAAAGATCGGCCCGATCCGTCAAATCTTTCGGATCCGACAACTCCGACCGATCATGCTGCCCCAGCCGGTCGCAGACTACCAACTGCCACCGGATGAACCACCTGACGAGCCGTGACTTCGAACGCGGTAGCCGCCGCTGCTGCCACCACTACTTCCGCCATAACCTCGGTATGCGCTGGTGTATCCGCCCGAGCTACCACCGTTGCTGCCACCGGAACTCCCATAGCTCGCGCGGCGGGCAGCGGCGCGACTACGAATTCGCGAGACAATCCCGCCAGAACTGCCGCCGCTGCTGCCGTAGCTTCGCGAAACGTAACCGCCACTACTGCCACCTGAACTTGCGTAGCTGGCGACACTCCCGCCGCTGCTACCGCCTGAACTTCCACCACTGCTACCCCAACCAGCGTCGGCGGTATTGCTCAACGCTACCATTGCGATAGACATAGTGATTGTTAGTGCAAGTTTCTTCATGAGCTGAATTCCTTATGGGTTTAATCTGAACTGGTTCTTCGATTCGACAAGTAGCGAAAATCTCCAAGAATTTCGCTTGGGTGCTGATTGTGGATCGCCGAGACTATTGACGACTTCCGCTACGGTTTGCTTTCTTCGGTTGCGGGTTTTTCTTTCGACGTGTCGACCGTCGTTTTCTCGGCCGTTTCGTCTGTCGCTGGTTCCGTCACTTCGGGAGTGTCCGCTGAGTCGGCTGTCGGCGTTTGGGCTGCTGGTTCGCTGGCCGTTTGGTTGCAGCCGATTAGTCCCAGTAAGCCAGTGCACAGCACGCACGTGGCTAGCAAATGTTTCATGTCAGTATCCTTTCTTTTGATGGAGCATTGACCGCGTTTGCACAAGCACAAGCGATCCTCAAAAACTTTTCGACAACGAATAACACTGCGAGGTAAAGTACCGTCGTTGGTATAAGCACGTCGCATGCCGAAGAGTCGACATATGCTGGTGCACTTGAGTTGACATCGCGTTTGAATCTCCATTGCACGAGCCATATCATGCTGGTCGGGTGCTTCGGGAAGAGTGTTTGCAAAAAAGATAGATATGAATACTGCTACCTACTCGCAATCCCGTATCCATCCAGAGGAACCGATGCGCACATTGTGGCACGCCACTTCCGCACAGGCGTGCGTTTGATACCCGTGGTGTCGTGTTCGTCGGCGACAACATTCAATCTCAAATGCCCTCGCATATAACTCGACGCCAACACTGCGTCGAAGAACTTGAAACCAACATGGCGAACTGCTGGCACCAACTCCATTTCTGCGACCGAAGGCGAGGTAACCGAGTCAGGTTGCGTTTGACGTTTTTAATAGATGACGGAGGCCAAACGTTTGGGGGCGCTCGTTCAATTTCGAACCTTGCCTTGGCATTCATCGATCGAAGTGCTTTGACAGGTGCGGAATGCCATCATGCCATTTCTGATCGGCCGTTGTACGTCGATCGCGCGCTGGCAACAATGCAGCATCACATGCCCCGGAAAACGGCCAAGTGATGGCATGGCTTGAAGGTCGGATTTGTGCTGGAGCAACGCGAATCAGTAGAAATAGGGACCGTACGGCGTTGGAGCGGGCTGGACGACCGAGTAGTGCGATTCTAGAAAGGTCACAATGTCGACCAGTTGTTGGATCGTCATTTCGTCGTTGTATAACCTCATTTTTGACTGGCCGTCCTGTGCCACGTCTTCTTCTTCATATCCTTTTGCAAATCGGTGCGACGGGTTGATG comes from the Roseimaritima multifibrata genome and includes:
- a CDS encoding sensor histidine kinase, which encodes MSSSSRNATAKNANAEDTQRIEAERLSAVLQMISGLAHESRNAIQRAQSCLELLELGASDDEEQQKLTASIHLALADLHQTYEDVKTYATPIKLTYSLTDLKQLCQSVFDEVAGSVAGKRASLDFIEKPPCGKTMVDSTQLRLVLRNVFRNAIAASDNDTRIEVHCHEIELDDQPAIEIRIRDHGSGLDSSIKSQLFEPFVTTKQRGVGLGLATSRRIVKAHGGEINIANHPGGGVEVQVLIPR